A genomic segment from Malus domestica chromosome 05, GDT2T_hap1 encodes:
- the LOC114822265 gene encoding uncharacterized protein: MGKVTWVTNDRIPIGYDEQYRAAPTAEQHNALAHDIGHVVRTFCPMLWKSWKTMPKETKITVRSQLSTNYNLGHMDEDKFAYVNRLFSERYKQWKSNLHQWFEEFDDPQVALEEGCPKELEDRQDSWVWLCDHFTDPTYVNAKANKINREKKTILHHLGSRPFSYRMEARQKEGSKFPEIDVFGDVYVRPGNEFDTPRS; encoded by the exons ATGGGGAAGGTCACCTGGGTGACCAACGATCGTATCCCAATCGGATACGATGAGCAATATCGGGCAGCACCAACGGCGGAGCAGCATAATGCATTGGCCCACGACATTGGGCATGTCGTGCGGACCTTTTGCCCTATGCTGTGGAAGTCTTGGAAGACGATGCCAAAGGAGACGAAGATTACGGTGCGCAGTCAATTGTCT ACAAACTACAATTTGGGGCACATGGACGAGGACAAGTTCGCGTATGTCAATCGGCTCTTCTCCGAACGCTACAAGCAGTGGAAGAGTAACTTGCACCAATGGTTCGAGGAGTTTGATGATCCACAGGTCGCTCTTGAGGAGGGATGTCCGAAGGAGTTGGAGGACCGACAAGATAGTTGGGTTTGGCTTTGTGATCATTTTACGGACCCGACATATGTG AATGCAAAGGCGAACAAGATCAATCGAGAGAAGAAGACTATTCTCCACCATTTGGGTTCGAGGCCTTTCTCCTATAGGATGGAGGCACGACAGAAG GAGGGTTCAAAATTTCCGGAGATCGACGTCTTTGGTGACGTTTATGTTCGGCCTGGGAATGAgtttgacacgccccgatcctga